In Acaryochloris marina S15, a single genomic region encodes these proteins:
- a CDS encoding TIGR04168 family protein: MTEPLSTSLASSPSIKIAVIGDIHDAWDEEDPKALAQLGVDLVLFVGDFGNEAVEVVQAVSTLELPYAASFGNHDAWYTATPWGTKNCPYDRSKEDWVQQQLDLLAEAHVGYAHRTFPQLDLSVVGGRPFSWGGPDWRCAGFYRDRFGVKNFEDSTAQIANAAATAPSETIIFLGHNGPSGLGDQAEDPCGKDWKQLGGDFGDPDLRDAIANTRTTGKRVPLVTFGHMHHNLRHTKAVQRKRLCVDEAGTVYLNAACVPRIIKTEQGLQRNFSLVTLQDHQVTDVQLVWVDAAYDIASSETLYSNTAPPADIIPTLVPSSSE; encoded by the coding sequence ATGACTGAGCCACTCTCTACTTCTCTCGCTAGTTCTCCATCCATCAAAATTGCTGTGATTGGGGATATTCACGACGCTTGGGATGAAGAGGATCCAAAGGCATTGGCACAACTCGGCGTCGATTTAGTCCTGTTTGTAGGGGATTTTGGCAATGAGGCGGTGGAAGTAGTGCAGGCCGTCTCCACTCTAGAACTGCCCTATGCCGCATCCTTTGGCAACCATGATGCCTGGTATACCGCCACGCCCTGGGGCACTAAAAATTGTCCCTACGATCGCAGCAAGGAAGACTGGGTCCAGCAGCAATTAGATCTATTAGCAGAGGCCCATGTAGGCTATGCCCACCGGACTTTTCCCCAACTCGACCTCAGCGTAGTGGGGGGGCGACCTTTTAGCTGGGGTGGACCCGACTGGCGCTGTGCCGGATTTTATCGAGATCGCTTTGGCGTCAAGAATTTTGAGGACTCCACCGCTCAAATTGCGAACGCTGCCGCCACAGCTCCTTCAGAAACGATTATTTTTTTGGGACATAATGGTCCCTCTGGGTTAGGTGACCAGGCGGAAGATCCCTGTGGAAAGGACTGGAAGCAGTTGGGTGGAGATTTTGGCGACCCGGATTTGCGAGATGCGATCGCAAACACCAGAACCACCGGCAAACGAGTCCCCCTCGTCACCTTCGGCCATATGCACCACAACTTGCGCCATACCAAAGCCGTCCAGCGCAAGCGACTCTGTGTGGATGAAGCCGGCACCGTCTATCTCAATGCCGCCTGTGTGCCGCGAATTATCAAAACGGAGCAAGGGCTTCAGCGCAATTTCTCTCTAGTGACGTTGCAAGATCACCAAGTCACGGATGTACAGCTCGTCTGGGTGGATGCCGCCTATGACATTGCTTCCTCAGAAACCCTATACTCCAACACCGCTCCCCCCGCTGATATCATCCCTACATTGGTACCGTCTTCTTCCGAATAG
- the pyk gene encoding pyruvate kinase, which translates to MSLPESDRRTKIVATVGPAISKPDMLRAVIEAGATTLRLNFSHGTHDDHLRSIRLIRQLSYEMNQPVAILQDLQGPKIRLGKFADGPITLKNGDPFALTSQTVPGTQTSSMVTYSKLADEVSVGATILLDDGRVEMVVESVDTSSRTLHCRVVVGGKLSDSKGVNFPGVYLSVKALTDKDREDLQFGLTHGVDWIALSFVRNPADVIEIKEIIANAGKSIPVIAKIEKHEAITQMEEILSLCDGVMIARGDLGVELPAEDVPILQKRLIATANRLGIPVITATQMLDSMVNSPRPTRAEVSDVANAILDGTDAVMLSNEAAVGNYPVEAVATMAKIAERIDHEKNIHTSTALDTSVTAIPSAISQAVGHIAAQLKAKAILTFTKTGSTGRNVSKYRPNIPILAVTPHVEVARQLQMVWGVQPLLVLNLPSIDETLQASLNVAQEKGLVEEGDLVVVTAGTLQGVAGSTDFIKVEIVTAVMGQGIGIGNGSVSGLARVITTPNGIKGFHRGDILVAKATDASHVDAIRKAAGIITEVGGMDSHAAVLGLRLRIPVIVGVENATRMIRDGTHLTLDMKKGLVYSGTMAPSANS; encoded by the coding sequence ATGTCCTTGCCTGAGTCCGACCGTCGTACCAAAATTGTGGCCACCGTAGGGCCAGCCATCTCCAAGCCAGATATGCTGCGGGCGGTCATAGAAGCAGGAGCCACCACTCTCCGACTCAACTTTTCCCACGGCACCCATGACGATCATCTGCGCTCCATTCGCCTGATTCGGCAACTCTCTTATGAGATGAACCAGCCCGTTGCCATCTTGCAAGACCTGCAAGGGCCCAAAATCCGCCTCGGTAAGTTCGCTGACGGCCCCATCACCCTCAAGAATGGGGATCCTTTTGCCCTCACCAGCCAGACCGTTCCAGGTACTCAAACCAGCAGCATGGTTACTTATTCCAAGCTGGCGGATGAAGTATCTGTGGGAGCCACCATTCTCCTCGACGATGGCCGAGTCGAGATGGTCGTTGAGTCCGTAGATACTTCTTCCAGAACCCTGCATTGCCGTGTGGTTGTGGGAGGGAAGCTGTCTGACTCCAAAGGCGTTAATTTCCCAGGGGTTTATTTATCCGTCAAAGCCCTGACCGATAAAGATCGAGAGGATCTACAATTTGGCCTGACCCATGGCGTTGATTGGATTGCCCTCAGCTTTGTCCGCAACCCAGCAGACGTCATCGAAATTAAAGAAATCATCGCCAATGCAGGCAAATCTATCCCCGTTATTGCCAAAATCGAAAAACATGAAGCCATCACCCAAATGGAAGAGATTCTCAGTCTCTGTGATGGGGTGATGATTGCTCGGGGCGACTTGGGAGTTGAGCTGCCTGCAGAGGATGTCCCAATTCTGCAAAAGCGGTTAATCGCTACGGCTAACCGTCTGGGTATCCCTGTGATTACGGCCACGCAAATGCTAGACAGCATGGTCAATTCTCCCAGGCCGACGCGGGCAGAAGTCTCTGATGTGGCCAACGCCATTCTAGATGGCACTGATGCAGTCATGCTCTCCAATGAGGCCGCTGTTGGCAACTATCCTGTGGAAGCTGTGGCCACTATGGCCAAAATCGCAGAGCGGATTGATCACGAGAAAAACATTCATACCAGTACTGCTCTAGACACATCCGTAACAGCCATCCCTAGTGCGATTAGCCAAGCTGTGGGCCATATCGCTGCTCAGCTCAAAGCCAAAGCTATTCTCACCTTTACCAAAACTGGATCAACTGGACGAAACGTCTCCAAATATCGACCTAATATCCCTATTTTAGCCGTGACGCCCCACGTAGAGGTGGCTCGCCAATTACAAATGGTCTGGGGCGTACAGCCGTTGCTGGTCCTCAATTTGCCCTCTATTGATGAAACGCTACAAGCTTCTCTCAATGTGGCCCAGGAAAAAGGCTTAGTGGAAGAAGGCGACTTAGTGGTGGTGACTGCAGGCACCTTACAGGGGGTCGCGGGGTCCACGGACTTTATCAAAGTCGAGATTGTCACCGCCGTTATGGGCCAAGGCATTGGCATTGGCAATGGCTCTGTCAGTGGCTTAGCCCGCGTCATTACCACTCCCAACGGTATTAAAGGCTTCCACCGGGGCGATATTTTAGTGGCGAAGGCAACCGATGCTAGCCATGTCGATGCCATTCGCAAAGCCGCCGGTATCATCACTGAAGTGGGAGGAATGGACAGTCATGCCGCCGTATTGGGGCTGCGCTTACGAATTCCGGTGATCGTTGGCGTCGAGAATGCTACCCGCATGATTCGGGACGGCACCCACCTCACCTTAGATATGAAAAAAGGGTTGGTCTATTCTGGCACGATGGCCCCAAGTGCCAACAGCTAG
- a CDS encoding DUF4346 domain-containing protein, which translates to MNTIVSDQAAINNQLSQRFIALDPGGYFLIYLDRQAPAICADHYANDINDKGLAVDPDTGEPLSCRGKVERKPDAKFRAKTAKELCIAIFEEPKTCLVTQLDHAAYLGREFIRAEIALAQDQEYIQD; encoded by the coding sequence ATGAACACCATTGTTAGCGATCAAGCTGCCATTAATAACCAGTTATCCCAACGCTTTATTGCTTTAGATCCGGGTGGCTACTTTTTGATCTATCTCGATCGGCAGGCCCCAGCCATTTGTGCGGATCACTATGCCAATGACATTAACGATAAAGGCTTAGCCGTCGACCCTGATACGGGGGAACCCTTATCTTGTCGAGGAAAAGTGGAACGCAAACCCGATGCTAAGTTCCGGGCCAAGACCGCAAAAGAACTCTGTATTGCTATCTTTGAAGAACCGAAAACCTGCCTGGTGACTCAGCTAGATCACGCTGCTTATTTAGGTCGCGAGTTTATCCGGGCCGAAATTGCCCTGGCCCAAGACCAAGAATATATCCAAGACTAA